Proteins encoded together in one Triticum dicoccoides isolate Atlit2015 ecotype Zavitan chromosome 7B, WEW_v2.0, whole genome shotgun sequence window:
- the LOC119335426 gene encoding putative cyclin-dependent kinase F-2, with translation MVFTCKRPAASLDGQASQPGAMCRKRRRVIGTTYDYDQESCLGRGKFGVVVKARCRATGQLVAIKSLHDPADPREVLREAHFLEVCGGHPHIVGFRGVTLDYVTDELCLVMDYVEGKSLKVLLSERSGGLPEATVCTFMWQLLTAAKKMHRCHIIHRDINPANILVGGEEAGRGFVKICDLGVAMSMSEAPPYEEEAGMGEYRAPEMLLGKEDYDALVDTWSLGCVMAEMLRGERIFRAAEFISLFQRIFQVVGVPDNTTWPGFTSLPHAAPPPLVPGQQSTLRDLFPEEVLSGEGFEVLNGLLTCNPDKRLTAAAALKLPWFATAAANARPSAPTAAAKIDTMAVSIKEEVVELAPLMPPRKRVTAKKTLMRKKTLMRKKAPLIVPPAT, from the coding sequence ACTACGACCAGGAGTCGTGCCTCGGCAGAGGCAAGTTCGGCGTCGTCGTCAAGGCGCGGTGCCGCGCCACCGGCCAACTCGTCGCCATCAAGTCCCTCCACGACCCCGCCGACCCCCGCGAGGTGCTGCGGGAGGCCCACTTCCTCGAGGTGTGCGGCGGCCACCCGCACATCGTCGGCTTCCGCGGCGTCACGCTCGACTACGTAACCGACGAGCTCTGCCTCGTCATGGACTACGTCGAGGGCAAGAGCCTCAAAGTTCTCCTGAGCGAGAGGAGCGGCGGGCTCCCGGAGGCCACGGTGTGCACCTTCATGTGGCAACTCCTCACGGCCGCCAAGAAGATGCACAGGTGCCACATCATCCACCGCGACATCAATCCTGCTAACATCCTCGTCGGAGGGGAAGAAGCCGGAAGAGGGTTCGTCAAGATCTGCGACCTCGGCGTCGCCATGTCCATGTCGGAGGCGCCGCCgtacgaggaggaggctggcatgggGGAGTACCGGGCCCCCGAGATGCTGCTGGGAAAAGAGGACTACGACGCGCTCGTCGACACATGGTCTCTTGGGTGCGTCATGGCAGAGATGCTCAGAGGCGAGAGGATTTTCCGGGCCGCCGAATTCATATCTCTCTTCCAAAGGATCTTCCAAGTGGTGGGCGTGCCAGACAACACGACGTGGCCGGGGTTCACGTCGCTGccgcacgccgccccgccgccgctggtgccgggGCAGCAGAGCACGCTGCGAGATCTGTTCCCGGAGGAGGTGCTATCCGGGGAGGGATTCGAGGTCCTCAACGGCCTTCTTACATGCAACCCCGACAAGCGGCTGACGGCGGCCGCCGCGCTGAAGCTCCCTTGGTTCGCCACCGCTGCTGCAAACGCCCGCCcttctgctcctactgctgctgccAAGATCGACACGATGGCGGTGTCCAtaaaggaggaggtggtggagctcGCTCCGTTGATGCCTCCCAGAAAGAGAGTCACGGCCAAGAAGACGTTGATGAGGAAGAAGACGTTGATGAGGAAGAAGGCGCCGCTGATCGTTCCACCGGCCACATGA